TTtaaaaaatttgggtgttacagggcaccagatgatccgatgcGTATCTCAagtgaccatcggatcatccaatgCTCACATATTTTACTAGCCGTTGTAGCGAAGGCTCTTTGAGGTCCATGGGCTATTTATGCCCCCTCCAGTCGCCCATTCAGAGTTGCTGGATTGTCCATACATCGATTGAAGACCAAGgcccatcaagaacacatccatgccaccaaaagtgcaaaagCGATAATACAAGGCTTAGCACGAGCTAAGAGATTGATTAGctctaggataggcctagagagagtagtgcaaggtgttgctaccttgtgattggttcaaggagtgatTCACTATTGTAAGCATGGGGCGCCGGCGTCTTGGGGTCTTGGTGGCTCTCAGGCAAGTCTTCGACACCCCAGCTCGGTGTGGAGCAGCGTCGACAGCCGGATGCGGGGGACAAGAAGACTCCTTCCTTCGTGGAGCAGCTCCATGGTGGAGATGACGTCAAGGTGATCGAAGGGGGGTAGTAGTGAGCCTTGCGTTTGTGGATAGCTTGTTATCCGGCTTGGCTAGAGCCTTTGTAGCGAGCCCAAGACCTTGaccgggagagacttggtgagcaggagcatgtccttggtggagctccaacgcATGGACTAGGGGTGGTATTTGGCTACCGATACCATGTGATAAATCATCGTGCTGGGTTTGCATCTTTcctaacccactcctttacATTTCCGCAGTACATTCTCGGAACTTGAGTGCCTTTAGTTACTTTCCAGAGTAGTACCttgttaggattggctctaggttgcaaaactctttgtgggtgggaagtttcactagatcaaccatagatgcacatgtagatagcatgatctagtttaggTTTGGAAGCAAGTAGTGGAAGTCATAGGCCAAGGATTTTAAGCtagcctaattcacccctccccttcttagggtacgagcaccgattcctttcaATTTGCTTTAGCACCATGAAGGCAATAGTCATCCATCTGCACCATGATCATAGAGCAATGCAAAACCACGAGAGAAACGAAACGGCTGCTCTTCCTTCATTTTATTCCAATTAGTATGGACGTGGAGGTTACAGGACACACCATGCTAGCTGTAGCGCCGGCAACAGGGAAACAAACCCAAGAAAGCAATGCGGACATTTTATTCTACTTTTTTATGCAGAATATATGGAGGCACCAGCCAGCCCAGCAACAACGACAATGGCGGCTACTTGGTATACTCGATGGCCCAGAAGTTGGCGTAGATGTAGGTGGACTTGACGCTGGTAAACCCGGCGCCCTTGGCGAGCTCCACAAACTCCCTCTCGTACCTCTCCTTGCCGTCGGGGCTGTACGCGAGCAGGCACACGTCGACGCCGATCAACCCCTGCGCGCTGTTTGTGGCATCCGGGTTCACCGGCAGGATGCACTCGACACTGATGAGCTTGCCGTGCGGAGGCAGCGCCTCGTAGCAGTTCTTGAGCAGCTTGGCGCAGTGGTTGTCGCCCCAGCAATTGAGGATCCACTTCATGAGGATGGCGTCGCCGGAGGGCACCTTCTCAAACATGTCGCCTCCCAcgtgctgcacctgcacgtcGGGGTAGGCCGGCGCCTCGGAGATGACGTGGGGAAGGTCGAAGTTGATCCCTTGAATGGTCGGGTACCTGGAGGTGATGGCATGGATGGTggagccgaggccgccgccaacGTCGACGAGGGTGCGGACGCCGTCGAAGCCCGTGTAGAGCTCCAAGAGCTTCTTGGTGAGGATGACGGAATGCTGCTTCATGGCCTCATTGAAGACCCCGTTGAAGCGTGCGTCAGTACCGGCGTAGTCGaaccaggaaggcgtcccaaACGCCCTGTTGAATGGGCTGCCACCCTCAAGGACCGCGTCCGTCATGTAGCTCCAGGCGTGCATGAAGAGCTTGTCGTTGCCGAGGAGGTGGAACGGAGCCATGGAGACACCATCCTCGTTGGGGGTGAGCCACTTGCACACTGGCGCGGCGCTGTACTGGCGGCACAGGCTGccatcctcggcctcctccaccacgcaGGACACAACTTTGTAGGACGCCAGCAGTCGCAGCAAGCGATCCACCatggacggcgcggcggggttGGCCTTGGAAGGCAGCTTCGCGGCCACCTCCTTGGGAGTGAGAGCCTTCCCGCTGGCGCCCACAAGGGTCTCGAGCAGGCCCAGCTCAATGGCAGTTCTTAGCGTCATCGGCAGGATGGCCGACGACACTAGCTGCAGAGCGTGCATGCATGTCTCCTCGTCGGCTATGGCCATGTCCGCGGCGGAACCCATCTACCTCCCGGGATTGGAGCTCAACTAACTGATGAAGGTGTGTGTACCTTGTTGTTGTGATTGCTGGTGGCTGAATGATCGATGAGGCGAAAGGGGCCGTTTATATAGAGCTTCGAGCTAGGCTTTGTTCACCAACCTGAAAATCATGCATTCTTTGACAAGTATGGGATTGCTTGTATGGTGTGACGATGACCTGTGAGAGCTAGCAGCTAGCGTGGTAGTGATTGTGTACCCCATGCAAAACCTCCCTCCTAATAAGATCGTGATGCACGAGGCTGAATACAATATTGTTTTGTCTGCAGTCTAATCGATTTGGAATCCGCAAATATAATCAATTCACGACACTGGAGATGGTCGGCGCACGAGGAGTGGCAGTCCTTGTGCCCTTTGAGAATCTGTTTTGCATTAGATCAAGGTTGAGATGGTTTCTTTAACCCTTGAGATTCAGCGCGAGGGTCCACGTGCGTGATGGACATGGCTTCGCTACTGCACAACTAtttttcaagaatcaagatattCTGCATGGGATGTCCTGCGTCTCTGGTGTCGGTGCAATCTTTCTCCTGTTGAACACATACACTAGCGTCTGATGCCAGAGTGAGGTGGATTGGGTGGATCAAGGCTACGGCGTAGGACATTATCATGGCTCGGGCGGCCGGAGCAAGAACACGAGCTGGCCGATCGTAGAGGGAAGACGCAAGTGGCACTTGCAGAATCTACGTGGCTCCCCTTGGTCATTCTTTGTCTCACCCTATGGGTATCGTGGAGGCACGGCGCCAGGCTGGCGGCACGGTGTAGCCTCAATTCAGGACTTTCCTAGCCAGGGCGTGGCCGAGGGCGATTGGTTGCTCAACCTGATGAGAACTTGGGTGGGTGCTCCTACATGGGAGAGAATAGGGTGACGGATGAGAATGCAGATGAGGGACGGGGCTCAGACGAGGGGTGGGTTGGAGACATGTTTTCACTGTTGAACTCTTAGCGTCAAGATGAGAGGTGAGATGAGATACCGGTAGGACCTGCTCTTACCATGGCACTTCAGCAACCCCACCCCAACCCCGCGCGCAAGTCAAAATTTGAGGACCATCTGTACAATACGTGTGCAAACAAAACCATAATTTTACTAGTATTGAGGGATTTTAGttatttcttctaaaaaatcTCTTGGGAAATCGTATTTTTGTAGTACAACATATATAGAAAATAAGTATTACTCACAAATAAACTGCCCTTTTCTTTAGTATTCTtggtttttgttattattttatttaatcttaAGATTTATATATGCATAAAAAAGTAATTTAGTATCTTCAAATATGGAAACGTGGTCTTAGGAATAGGGCTCATATTTTATTCTTGAGCATGCCTAGTGGAAAAATACTATCTAAAAAACTGCAAAGAAATTTCATCATACGGAAATGTCTGAGATTGTGAACGGAAGCAATTTCATCTGTCTGCAACCCTGCATAGCATGTGACAGCCCGGGCTGCGTGCCAAGAAACACCCAGAGCTCCTGACACAACCGCGTGAGCACCTTCTCCGACATGCGCACATGAGGACCGCATGCACCCATATGCAAGGTTCACAAATACGTGCGTGCTTAAACTATATGCGCACGTTACAAACGATTGTAGAAAAAATGCGAGTCACCAGGAAGGTAGGTAGTAGAGCATGCCGTCAGTGTCTTTCCTGTGACCTGTGTTCGTGGTGCACATGGCAGAATGCACAGTCTATACATAGGAACCAGAAGTTGGCTTCGAAACCAAATCACTCATTAGTCCTTCGGTACTGCAGTGAACGCTATCTAGCAAGCTAATTTCCCCTTGAAATCAGTGGCCATGGGTAGCCTTCCACTTGAAGCCATGATGCCACTGAACCCCGATTCATTCGCTGGGGAGTCCAGTGCCGTGGTCGACTTCCTCGCCGACTACTACCGCAACGTCGATAAGTATCCGGTCATGGCCAACACCCAGCCAGGGACCATCCGTAAGCTTCTTCCGGAGGCAGCCCCGGAGTTGGGCGACTCCATGGATCGCATACTGGATGATGTGCAGCGGGATATCCTCCCCGGCCTCACACATTGGCAGAGCCCTAGCTTCTTTGCCTATTTCCCGGCGAATGCAAGCACCGCAGGGTTCGCCGGGGAGATGTTGTCGGCTGGTCTCAACGTCGTCCCGTTCGTCTGGACGGCGTCACCGGTGGCCACTGAGCTGGAGCAGGTCGTGGTTGACTGGATGGCTAGCCTCCTCGGCCTACCGGAGCGCTTCCACttcaagggaggaggaggcggtgtccTGCATGGGAGCACGTGCGAGGCGGTGGTGTGCACTCTCGCTGCTGCGCGCGACCGTGCACTCAGCAAGCTCGGACATGAGGGCATCCTCAAGCTTGTCGTGTATGCCTCGGACCAGACCCACGCAACCTTCCAGAAGGGCGCGAGCATCGTCGGCATCCCTCCAGCAAACTTCCGCATCCTGCGGACTTCGGCAAACTCGGGATACGGCCTGACCGCCACCATCGTCCAAAGAGCAATCGAGGAAGACGTCGCCCGCGGGCTGGTTCCCCTTTACCTCTGCGCCACCGTCGGCACTACTGGTCTGGGGGCCATTGACCGAGTGCGCGAGCTCGGCCATGTTGCCCGGCGTTATGGTAATTCATTCAACCTCCCTCTCTTATACGCTAATCACCCATACGGTGACACTAAATACGTAGAAATGGAATGCGCTATGCGGTCACAAGTCACGATTCATGCTCACTTAACAATCAACAATCAGTTCCTATaaccatctgacaagaataCATGTTTTACAGGAACCTGGCTGCACATCGACGCAGCCTACGCCGGAAGCGCAGCCTTTTGCCCGGAGTTCCAAGGTCacctcgacggcgccgagctcgcGGACTCGCTGAGCATGAACCCACATAAGTGGTTCCTCACCAACATGGACTGCTGCTGCCTCTGGGTGGCGAACCCTACCACCATGACCGACGCACTGTCCACTGACCCGGAGTACCTCAAGAATGTCGGCACCGCGTCTAAGATGGCGGAAACGGTCGACTACAAGGACTGGCAGATCGCGCTGTCACGCCGCTTCCGTGCCATCAAACTCTGGGTGGTGCTACGGCGCTATGGAGCGGCGGGAATGCGCGCGCACATACGGAGGCACATCCAGATGGCAGAGTGGTTCGAGCACGTCGTGGCGGCGGACGAGCGGTTTGAGGTCGTGGTGCCAAGGAACTTCTCCTTGGTGtgcttccgcctccgcccgcggttCATGGCGGATAAAGCTGTGGAGGCCCTCAACCGCGACCTCCTCGCAGCGGTGAATGCAAGCGGCCGGGCGTTCATGACGCACTTCGTCGTGGACGACAAGTTTGTGATCCGCCTAGCAGTGGGTGGGTCAATGACAGAGATGCGGCACGTCCGGGCCGCGTGGGAGCTTCTCAAGGAGAAGGTCAACGACTTGATCGCCACCGGTTGTTAGTTATTGCTCATTGCTAGTGCTATACCATGCATGGCCAGCAACAGAAGCTGAGCATTCTATTATTGCTTCCATTCGTAGTTAGAGCACACCATGAATGCAATAGTCAATCCATCTGAACCATGAACATTCACTATGACCATGTATGCGACACAATATACATAAGTGCTAGTGCCGATATTGGATTCTATTTCTGGAGAAGCGGCTGCTTCTACGGAGCAGGCCGATTGAATTTTAAGTATGTTATGATACTTGTAAAAAATCGATGCTAGGCATGGATTCCTGGAAGGGGCCCGTCACAACTCACAATGGAAGGGACCCGTCATAACCAAGCTCGTTAATACAAAAGAAACGTCAGGCGAAACAAATGGACGCTAAGCcacacacctgaacaaattttaCCCGAAATTTGCAACACACGTCAAGAATGCTTATCACTCAACCGTCTCACATCTCTTTTGTTTAAGGAAACCAGGCTCGTTCCTACAAAATGAACAGCTCTTTTACGAtccacaatactactacttagtagtatatagtatatatataagatctaactgttcattattatggataatttagtaattattacaatgTAAAAAGTCATATTTCAAATAGAATGGTCTTTTAAACTTTCTGCTagtatcaaaaataaaattatagtggtgccatttgtgttttcataccatgatacccttatactacctatactactcatgtatactacccataccacagGTGTAGGTTTCAGTAGTATGTAATTAATCTTGAGCGTCGGATATGTTTATACTAGTCATTTTCGAACACAAGTATAGTCTAGTGTTGTGTTtcgtaaaagagctcatatAATATGTTATAAAACTTATTTGTGAAAGCTAAAGGCAGCAACTGGGGATAAATTCCAGAATAGGTAAGAACAGAAATTGAAAAGGGCAAAATTTGTTGATGCATGGAAATGCATAGAATACTTATTGGAGCCAAGGCTCTTTTAGGTCCATGGGCTATTTATGCCCTCTCCACTCGCCCATtcagagttgctggagtgtccatACATCTATTGAACACCAAAGCTCATCAAGTGACGAATGGAGAAACCACACATCCACTGTGATAATTTTAGAGCATCCAGGTGACGATATTCAATGCGCTCAAATGGTGGTATTCAACTTAGAAAAAATAGTAGCACCAGAAGATCTGAGAGTCATCGGAGCaaccatcggagcaattggtacaactgaGAAGTCAACTTGAGTTGCAGCAAGCACCAAATGATCCGACGGGGTTGTTTTcacaagcgtcggagcaattcgCAAACAAGACGTAGAAAGACCTATAGCACCAGATATTCTGATGACTAGAAGATGAAGGCATTGGACCAAGAATATTTACTTTGAAAACATCAAGAGAGTTTTTAGGAAAAactccttcagcaccggatgatccgactaTACGTCGGATGAATTTAGGCAGAGGTGCAACGGCTATATGCGTCAGCAGGGGgcatgtcacacccgattttaaggataaaaccgagtgctttcaatacatgtgcgccaagaacaagttacacacatgtacgacataagtgaataacaaaggcAGTGCCAaagcgaataaagagagtattaaactttattacatgaccgaaagtctcaataaaacacaagCCTAACTTATTACGCAGCGGACTCTGAAGATGACGatgacaccacaggcagctgactgaagaaccgtacgcctagaactcctcaaagtcgtgcagGTACTCCTCCAgattatcttggtctgaacaacggttttgcaagggtgagtaaaattatggttggtactcaacaagtcgtggggaatagtgtagtgtaacgccaaccaaggtatggctaaggctaaaCAACATAAGCTTTTAAttaggttggtcaaattttattagcaattaactaagtataagtttataccaccccaaattaaacatgaacataaataaagtaaacaacatatgtgcggtatgacaacaatttaagtccatctttcgttagtattatcatgtgagggtccaggccactcTTAATCGTGAGCACggttgatcgatcagttttacactctgcagaggtcgcacatctttacccacaagtcacgtaaaagttcaaaagaactttggacccaaccatgcggtgtttgcaaggcaccataccacacttccaaggtgtgattgcatagggacgctacgaggcctttacaaagattcattagtcagtggtaacccgctaaggtttcggtgtctggcgtgcacaacctatcacaggACAATGATggaacgactcagtcccccctcttgcctaatcacgagtaagattactccagactaaggtttctaattatttagccaagaccagagccaattagtcttgtggtagcactattttcctgggtggctgtccatgttccgattaaacgtttgtgatcttgtattaatgaaaggtataacagaagtaaagcaagattaatcattgagttcagttAAACCAACTTATCCTAAGTAGgaactaagcatgagctacccaacataaaagtaaacccagttggtcaaggcaaaggtaaattcaatctaggcaaaccttaattgggacccatcaatttaatcttaacaagggcatagcataattgttgagtatgagaaagtaaaagtgtataggactgagaagtagtgatcaaggacacgacttgccttcttggccttgctcttgctgttcgtactcgtcgaaggcttgatcttcaaatcccccGAATTGCTGAACGTCTATACacatcacacgagcacatacaagcaaacaagggcacaaagtaagaaaacagtacaccaatcacaacTAAACAGataaaacaagcttgaaaaattAATCTACGCTTTAAACAAACACGTGGATTTAAAGAAcgtgaaaaacggagttaagatgcaacagatatgattaaaacaagataagagggcttttctgtgagaaaaacaaaacttctaggGTCGAACTGcggaaaaccgagggcttatacgtgaTTATGCCTAGAAACCGAAGGTTTAACACGCAAAAACACAACTTGGGATGGCGGGTTGATTTTACAGAAACTCAGGGTCTAAACCGAAAGAAAACAGGACCaaaacaaaattatttttcaactagattggactgcgggttgatttatGGAAAAGGCCAGGGCTTAAGTGCCAACAAGGTGCAGCGCGACGCGATTTACCGTTATGCGATCCGGTTGACTCGCTGCGGGCCGTCGGATTTGGATCTGACAGTCTCGGTCGTCGGCAACACCGAAGCGGCGGCGCACCAGTCAGCGGGCGGCTATGAGCAGCGGCGGTTCGTCGGAATTAGCCGAtacggcgctccggggctcggtTTCGCGCGCGGAAAACACAGGAAGCATGAGAAAAGAAAGGTGATCCCGTTTTGGTGGTTCACGATGAGCAAGGCTCaccggaaggcggcggcggagagagggtggcggcgctggagctctgGTGGCAGCGCTTGGTAGGGTTTCGGGGGCGCTATTGCGGCGTGCTCGAGGTCGcagggggggggaggggggcagcggggcggcggcttatataggaGCGGAGTCCGCTGGCGGTCGGAGTGGAGTCCTAGCCGGATACGGCCGGAGGACGGGGATGAGGGATAGGTCCCAGCTGTTagacatctttacccacaactcgcgtaaaagttcaaaagaactttggacccaaccatgcggtgtttgcaaggcaccataccacacttccgaggtgtgattgcatagggatgctacgaggcctttacaaagattcattagtcagtggtaacccgctaaggtttggTGTCTGGCAtgcacaacctatcacaggACAATGATACAACGACTCAGTCctccctcttgcctcatcacgagtaaggtttctaattatttagccaagaccagagccaattagtcttgtggtagcactgttttcctgggtggctctccatgttccgattaaacgtTTGTGATCTTGTactaatgaaaggtataacagaagtaaagcaagattaatcattgagttcagttAAACCAACTTATCCCAAGTAGGAACTAAGGATGATCTACCAAACATAAAAGTACACCCGGTTAGTCAAGGCATAGGTAAATTCaatctaggcaaaccttaattgggacccatcaatttaatcttaacaagggcatagcataattgttgagtacgagaaagtaaaagtGTATAGGACTGAGAAGTAGGGATCAAGGACACAACttgctttcttggccttgctcttgctgttcatactgctcgaaggcttgatcttcaaatcccccAAATTGCTGAACGTCTATACgcatcacacgagcacataccgAGGGCTTGTACATGATTAtgcctataaaccgaaggtttaacaCGGAAAAATGCAACTTAGGATGGCGGGTTGAATTAGAGAAACTCAGGGTCTAAACCGAAAGAAAGCAGGACCAAAACACAATTATTTTTGAACTAGAttggactgcaggttgatttgcggaaaaggcgagCGCTTCAGTGCAAAAGAGGCGCGGCGCGACACGATTGAGTACGCGATCCGGTTGACTCGCTGTGGGCTGTCGGATTTGGATCCGACGGTCTCGGTCGTCGATGACACCTAAGCGGCAGCGgaccaggcggcgggcggcgacgagcggcggcggtttgcTGGAATTAGCCGAtacggcgctccggggctcgATTTCGCGCGCGGAAAACACCGGAAGCATGAGAGAAGCAAGGCGATCCCTTTTCGGCGGTTCACGGTGATCGAGGCTCACTGGAAGGTGGTGCTTGGCGGCGGAGAGAGGGTGGCGGCACTTGCTGGGGTTTCGGGAGCGCTGTTGCGGGGTgcttgaggggggggggggggggcggcggcttaTACAGGGGCGGAGTCCGGGCGCGGTCGGAGTGGAGTCCCGGCCGGAGCACGGGGATGACGGGTAGGTCCCACTCGTCAGACCTGCGGAAGGAGGCCGCTGCCGCTGGGCAGGCCGACGGAGTGGGCCGAGCGAGCGACATGGGCTGGCAAGGGAAAAAGGGAAAGCGGCAGCTTCGCGGGCCGAAGGAAAAGGCGGAGCGGGCCGGGGGAGGTAGCGGCGCTGTGCTGCAGGGAAATAGGATCCGGGCTgaaagagaaaggaggaggagaaggatgcagcCCAGGAGGACgaagagaaaagaggaaaagaaagatttttgaaattgaaattgaAATTGAGATTCAATTTTCATTCAAacacaagcaatcaaaataaatgcaccagcatgcaaTGCACAAAGAACTCCTATGAtggtttaatttaatttagagaaaataaaattaaatgcctagaaatttaaatgacatcctaattgagcaaattttagtgtatttaaattctttaaaaaatttgggtgttacagggcaccagatgatccgacgCCTATCTCAagtgaccatcggatcatccaatgCTTACATATTTTACTAGCCGTTGTAGCGAAGGCTCTTTGAGATCCATGGGCTATTTATGCCCTCTCCACTCGCCCATTCAGAGGTGCTGGATTGTCCATACATCGATTGAAGACCAAGgcccatcaagaacacatccatgccaccaaaagtgcaaaagCGATAATCCAAGGCTTAGCACGAGCTAAGAGATTGATTAGctctaggataggcctagagagagtAGTGCCAGGTgttgctaccttgtgattggttcaaggagtgatCCACTATTGTAAGCTTGGGGCGCCGGCACCTTGGGGTCTTGGTGGCTctccggcaagtcttcgacacCCCAGCTCAGTGTGGAGCAGCGTCGACAGCCGGATGCGGGGGACAAGAAGACTCCTTCCTTCGTGGAGCAGCTCCATGGTGAAGACGACGTCAAGGTGACCGAAGGGGGGTAGTAGTGAGCATTGCATTTGTGGATAGCTTGTCATCCGGCTTGGCTAGAGCCTTTGTAGCGAGCCCAAGACCTTGaccgggagagacttggtgagtAGGAGCTtgtccttggtggagctccaacgcATGGACTAGGGGTGGCATTTGGCTACCGATACCATGTGATAAATCATCGTGCTAGGTTTGCATCTTTTCTAACCCACTCCTTTACATTTCCGCACTACATTCTCGCAACTTGAGTGCCTTTAATTACTTTCCAGAGTAGTACCttgttaggattggctctaggttgcaaaactctttgtgggtgggaagtttcactagatcaaccatagatgcacatgtagatagcatgatctagtttaggTTTGGAAGCAAGTAGTGGAAGTCATAGGCCAAGGATTTTAAGCtagcctaattcacccctccccttcttatGGTACGAGCATCGATTCCTTTCAATTTGCTTTAGCACCATGAAGGCAATAGTCATCCATCTGCACCATGATCATAGAGCAATGCAAAACCACGAGAGAAACGAAACGGCTGCTCTTCCTTCATTTTATTCCAATTAATATGGACGTGGAGGTTACAGGACACACCATGCTAGCTGTGGCGCCGGCAACAGGGAAACAAATCCAAGAAAGCAATGCGGACATTTTATTCTACTTTTTTATGCAGAATATATGGAGGCACCAGCCAGCCCAGCAACAACGACAATGGCGGCTACTTGGTATACTCGATGGCCCAGAAGTTGGCGTAGATGTAGGTGGACTTGACGCTGGTAAACCCGGCGCCCTTGGCGAGCTCCACAAACTCCCTCTCGTACCTCTCCTTGCCGTCGGGGCTGTACGCGAGCAGGCACACGTCGACGCCGATCAACCCCTGCGCGCTGTTTGTGGCATCCGGGTTCACCGGCAGGATGCACTCGACACTGATGAGCTTGCCGTGCGGAGGCAGCGCCTCGTAGCAGTTCTTGAGCAGCTTGGCGCAGTGGTTGTCGCCCCAGCAATTGAGGATCCACTTCATGAGGATGGCGTCGCCGGAGGGCACCTTCTCAAACATGTCGCCTCCCAcgtg
This genomic window from Setaria viridis chromosome 8, Setaria_viridis_v4.0, whole genome shotgun sequence contains:
- the LOC140223689 gene encoding tricetin 3',4',5'-O-trimethyltransferase-like gives rise to the protein MGSAADMAIADEETCMHALQLVSSAILPMTLRTAIELGLLETLVGASGKALTPKEVAAKLPSKANPAAPSMVDRLLRLLASYKVVSCVVEEAEDGSLCRQYSAAPVCKWLTPNEDGVSMAPFHLLGNDKLFMHAWSYMTDAVLEGGSPFNRAFGTPSWFDYAGTDARFNGVFNEAMKQHSVILTKKLLELYTGFDGVRTLVDVGGGLGSTIHAITSRYPTIQGINFDLPHVISEAPAYPDVQVQHVGGDMFEKVPSGDAILMKWILNCWGDNHCAKLLKNCYEALPPHGKLISVECILPVNPDATNSAQGLIGVDVCLLAYSPDGKERYEREFVELAKGAGFTSVKSTYIYANFWAIEYTK
- the LOC117866386 gene encoding tyrosine decarboxylase 1-like — translated: MGSLPLEAMMPLNPDSFAGESSAVVDFLADYYRNVDKYPVMANTQPGTIRKLLPEAAPELGDSMDRILDDVQRDILPGLTHWQSPSFFAYFPANASTAGFAGEMLSAGLNVVPFVWTASPVATELEQVVVDWMASLLGLPERFHFKGGGGGVLHGSTCEAVVCTLAAARDRALSKLGHEGILKLVVYASDQTHATFQKGASIVGIPPANFRILRTSANSGYGLTATIVQRAIEEDVARGLVPLYLCATVGTTGLGAIDRVRELGHVARRYGTWLHIDAAYAGSAAFCPEFQGHLDGAELADSLSMNPHKWFLTNMDCCCLWVANPTTMTDALSTDPEYLKNVGTASKMAETVDYKDWQIALSRRFRAIKLWVVLRRYGAAGMRAHIRRHIQMAEWFEHVVAADERFEVVVPRNFSLVCFRLRPRFMADKAVEALNRDLLAAVNASGRAFMTHFVVDDKFVIRLAVGGSMTEMRHVRAAWELLKEKVNDLIATGC